Proteins found in one Anopheles aquasalis chromosome 3, idAnoAquaMG_Q_19, whole genome shotgun sequence genomic segment:
- the LOC126575539 gene encoding uncharacterized protein LOC126575539, with protein MFERRPLLWVLILLTLVLTVWQMSPRDVTVYREATMATALRSYPPSALPSASAFALPYERITAERQYSPHPVLTPPFGGDGVDYNAIDGIGRADRFPVAINTGRTGGTYLTITSPPWLVAAAAEAAAGVHRSADSTSEDASSRSSSSVITTAVSGTQSTASLTLVNPYEELLPNDDYTSLIDLRDFKFTINYDYCGSGSVGERSSTGSTSSNSATSSSSSSSNIRGSSSDSLSSAGGTANRSTLTPLGGAWSSRKRRSRGGIRESLKRDGNALRRSRSTARSAPLVLVLVHSAPANVEKRDTIRSTWGRPDSRARLIFLLGAVNSSAAQRVIEEESLTNDDIVQGSFFDAYRNMTYKHVMALKWYNYHCPDARYVLKVDDDVFINTPVLYDVLQLVAPQRNLLLCELKQKLSVKRTHRSKWFVSWREYPARYYPPHCPGYSILYSADVARGLYREAQRQPFFWIDDVHITGTVAHYANLTITPMDGLYLDGEQRTDLLNRKLNATGLVFFFTHPNLPMNEIRQLWQVVTEPKDSHR; from the coding sequence ATGTTCGAGCGTCGGCCCTTGTTGTGGGTGCTGATCTTGCTAACGCTCGTGCTGACGGTATGGCAGATGTCGCCACGCGATGTGACCGTCTACCGAGAGGCAACTATGGCAACGGCACTGCGCAGCTATCCACCATCCGCGCTTCCCTCCGCGTCCGCCTTTGCCCTGCCATACGAGCGGATAACAGCGGAACGCCAGTACTCGCCGCATCCCGTGCTCacaccaccgttcggtggcgatggcgttgattATAACGCTATCGACGGAATCGGCCGTGCCGATCGTTTCCCCGTGGCCATCAATACCGGTCGAACCGGTGGAACATATCTTACCATCACCTCACCGCCCTGgctggtcgctgctgctgccgaagcgGCAGCCGGAGTGCACCGATCTGCTGACAGCACAAGTGAAGACGctagtagcaggagcagcagctccgtcATCACTACGGCCGTCAGCGGCACACAGTCGACAGCGTCGTTAACATTAGTCAATCCATACGAGGAATTGCTGCCAAATGATGATTACACCAGTTTAATAGATTTAAGGGATTTTAAATTTACCATCAACTACGACTACTGCGGCAGTGGTAGCGTTGGCGAAAGGAGTAGCACAGGCAGCACCAGTAGTAACAGTGCcaccagtagtagtagtagcagtagcaacatcAGAGGCAGCAGTAGTGATAGTCTGAGTTCTGCTGGTGGTACCGCCAACCGAAGCACACTAACGCCCCTCGGTGGTGCctggagcagcagaaaacgCCGCAGCAGAGGTGGCATTAGAGAGAGCCTTAAGCGTGACGGAAATGCCTTACGTCGGTCGCGATCAACGGCCAGGTCAGCACCGTTAGTACTTGTGTTGGTGCATTCGGCACCGGCCAACGTTGAGAAGCGCGACACGATTCGCTCGACCTGGGGCCGTCCGGATAGTCGAGCACGTTTGATCTTCCTGCTCGGAGCGGTCAATTCGAGCGCAGCTCAACGGGTAATCGAAGAGGAGAGCCTGACGAACGATGACATCGTACAGGGTAGCTTCTTCGATGCGTACCGCAACATGACGTATAAGCACGTGATGGCGCTGAAGTGGTACAACTATCACTGTCCGGATGCCCGCTACGTACTTAAGGTCGACGATGATGTGTTTATCAATACGCCTGTTCTGTACGACGTGTTGCAGCTCGTAGCGCCCCAGCGGAACTTGCTGCTTTGCGAATTGAAGCAGAAACTGAGCGTGAAGCGAACGCATCGTTCGAAATGGTTCGTCAGCTGGCGTGAGTATCCGGCTCGCTACTATCCGCCACACTGCCCGGGCTACTCGATACTCTACTCAGCCGATGTGGCCCGTGGACTGTACCGGGAGGCACAACGGCAACCTTTCTTTTGGATCGATGACGTGCACATCACTGGAACGGTGGCACACTATGCGAacctcaccatcaccccgATGGACGGTCTCTATCTGGATGGGGAACAGAGGACCGATCTGTTGAACCGTAAGCTGAACGCCACCGGGCTGGTGTTCTTCTTCACCCATCCGAATCTTCCGATGAATGAGATCCGTCAACTGTGGCAAGTGGTTACCGAGCCAAAGGATTCGCACAGATAG
- the LOC126575541 gene encoding uncharacterized protein LOC126575541 encodes MYLSQCYDYSQSILKKSDTRLQMAVYEVLIRLDTFKRRLAHSFGFLLLTLVLENFVVSSIHAFLLLVLIYKNANYISIIINTGMLLAHITSFYTLAYFYDYIEVKEAELKNALKTMQYSNIEHQSIEQKDFYDLINLKLMMESPRITACGLFEINLQIFYNVFAAIITYIVILFQFRSFEKSP; translated from the exons ATGTATCTGTCTCAGTGCTATGATTATTCGCAGTCGATACTGAAGAAAAGTGACACCCGCTTGCAGATGGCCGTGTATGAAGTGCTTATTAGGTTGGACACTTTCAAGCGACGCCTGGCACattctttcggttttctgcTTCTAACTCTTGTGCTGGAAAATTTTGTCGTCTCTTCGATTCATGCATTTCTGCTGCTAGTTCTAATCTACAAAAATGCGAACTACATTAGCATTATCATTAACACAGGAATGCTCTTAGCACATATTACCAGTTTCTATACACTAGCTTATTTTTATGATTACATCGAAGTGAAG GAAGCCGAACTCAAAAACGCTCTCAAAACGATGCAGTACAGCAACATTGAACATCAGTCAATTGAACAGAAG GATTTCTACGATTTGATCAATCTCAAGTTAATGATGGAGTCACCGAGAATAACTGCCTGTGGATTATTTGAGATCAATTTGCAAATTTTCTACAAC GTGTTTGCGGCAATTATTACATACATCGTTATATTGTTTCAATTTAGGAGTTTCGAAAAATCACCATAA
- the LOC126576837 gene encoding uncharacterized protein LOC126576837 translates to MKELRFLNVFNYLFVAPTYLTVDATTRHYIYHRRNNVLNTVVLTTAFTVFVSAGIFVALNEYFSLTSSVIGSVTIILYTTRILVMAPLIFWTLVCNRLLLEVFNRALVIERAIQQLRPYGSSTFNLGGLRALLMEVTITLATLGIEWGSNCYFLWKDETIEFATELDEFKRQIASTTSFFHILYVLDALVKCSSNAYTIFFMIDNGIRLEMITSDIMKLILDGSLFFLYTYRYNFINQKSNSDG, encoded by the exons ATGAAAGAGTTACGGTTTTTAAACGTGTTCAATTACCTGTTCGTTGCACCAACCTATCTTACGGTGGACGCAACAACAAGACACTACATCTACCATCGCAGAAACAATGTCTTGAACACCGTCGTTCTTACAACCGCGTTTACGGTGTTTGTCTCAGCCGGAATATTTGTCGCCTTAAACGAATACTTTTCACTGACCTCGTCCGTGATAGGCTCAGTAACAATTATCTTATACACTACACGTATCCTGGTCATGGCCCCGCTCATTTTCTGGACACTGGTGTGTAATCGGCTTCTACTCGAAGTGTTCAACCGTGCACTAGTAATCGAAAGAGCCATCCAACAACTTCGTCCGTATGGATCTAGCACATTCAATCTCGGTGGGTTACGTGCACTCCTGATGGAGGTCACTATAACGCTGGCAACGCTCGGTATCGAATGGGGGTCAAATTGCTACTTCCTGTGGAAAGATGAAAC CATTGAGTTCGCAACTGAACTAGACGAGTTTAAGCGGCAAATCGCGTCCACGACTAGTTTTTTTCATATCCTTTACGTTTTGGATGCCCTCGTGAAGTGCTCTTCAAACGCATATACtatattttttatgattgatAATGGCATACGCTTGGAGATGATAACCTCTGACATCATGAAGCTGATATTGGACGGATCATTGTTCTTCTTGTATACCTACCGGTACAATTTCATCAACCAAAAG TCTAACAGCGACGGTTAG
- the LOC126576838 gene encoding uncharacterized protein LOC126576838 — protein MNEKWFLNLFNFFFVSPIYLEQDGETNRYVCRPRHACSNALVLVLIFSIYFAAIVFKSSQDYYFMSSTVVGLATLILYTSCVLVMGPLILWTIVNNQTLVDLFNHVLLMEKAIQQLRHDGFSTLKLGGLRALQLEVALIFTLLGITWAVDVFLVWNFDELRELVLQIVSFGVAFLEFLNSLHRAYTEVLVVFICGQLEALHQCIDNAENQDTVRSAMQHLAELEQFKMRIASTMGLPHVFYLFDILVKCSVRAYLIFRLVEMGISDLPIPITVTMLSLNCLSFYLYTDRYNMLQDKVGSSCLVTMST, from the coding sequence ATGAACGAAAAATGGTTTCTTAACCTGTtcaacttcttcttcgtttcacCGATCTATTTGGAGCAAGATGGTGAAACGAATCGTTACGTCTGCCGTCCAAGGCATGCTTGCAGCAATGCTCTCGTTCTTGTGCTTATTTTCTCGATCTATTTCGCTGCCATAGTTTTCAAATCGTCACAAGATTATTACTTCATGAGCTCAACCGTGGTCGGGTTAGCAACACTCATTCTCTACACTTCATGTGTCTTAGTCATGGGTCCGCTCATACTCTGGACAATTGTGAACAACCAAACCCTGGTCGATCTGTTTAACCATGTGCTCTTAATGGAGAAAGCCATTCAGCAACTTCGTCACGATGGGTTCAGCACACTAAAACTCGGTGGATTACGTGCGCTACAGTTGGAGGTCGCATTAATATTTACATTACTGGGAATTACCTGGGCGGTGGATGTCTTTTTAGTTTGGAATTTCGATGAGCTACGTGAATTAGTGTTGCAAATAGTGTCCTTTGGAGTCGCATTCCTTGAATTCCTCAATTCATTGCATCGTGCGTACACGGAGGTACTAGTTGTGTTCATTTGTGGGCAGTTAGAAGCATTGCACCAGTGCATTGATAACGCGGAAAATCAGGATACCGTTCGGAGCGCAATGCAGCATCTAGCTGAATTAGAGCAATTTAAGATGCGAATTGCGTCCACGATGGGTCTGCCGCATGTCTTTTACCTTTTCGACATACTGGTCAAGTGTTCTGTCAGAGCGTACCTTATCTTTCGTCTGGTTGAAATGGGCATCTCTGACTTGCCAATCCCAATAACGGTTACCATGTTGTCCTTAAATTGCTTATCGTTCTATCTCTACACCGACCGGTACAACATGCTGCAAGATAAGGTAGGTAGCAGTTGTTTAGTAACGATGAGTACATAG
- the LOC126575784 gene encoding hatching enzyme 1.2-like, protein MGPLTVWYVAVALVVLVGPNVQNVGARIVSSKRRYRDYDFDFSHLGEALYGSHDQVAIGELVRAWRPHNSTVNPEELGTYAEGDIHQPLIERNALKFTSSKWSKGLVPYEFSDEFSIGDLQKLFSAFEQFHKKTCIRFVPHTKERDYVVIEGRNSGCWSAVGRMGGRQVVNLQRNGCLQQEGTIVHELMHVLGFLHEHTRYDRDRFVNIFFRNVRPNLLSNFGRESESQTTTLGMQYDYGSVMHYSRTAFSKNGKPTVEPKIKYSGQLGQRIGFSVKDVQKINKLYCHR, encoded by the exons ATGGGACCACTGACGGTGTGGTACGTGGCCGTGGCGCTGGTAGTGCTGGTTGGGCCAAACGTACAGAACGTCGGAGCACGGATCGTCTCGAGCAAACGCCGCTACCGGGATtacgatttcgatttttcgcaTCTCGGTGAAGCACTGTACGGGAGCCACGATCAGGTGGCGATCGGGGAGCTGGTGAGGGCCTGGCGACCACACAACAGCACCGTCAACCCGGAGGAACTGGGCACGTACGCCGAGGGTGACATCCATCAGCCGCTGATCGAACGGAACGCGCTCaagttcaccagcagcaagtggaGCAAGGGTTTAGTGCCATACGAGTTCAGTGATGAGTTTT CGATCGGTGATCTGCAGAAGCTGTTCTCGGCGTTCGAACAGTTCCACAAGAAAACCTGCATCCGGTTCGTGCCGCACACGAAGGAGCGGGACTACGTGGTGATCGAGGGACGGAACAGTGGCTGCTGGTCGGCCGTTGGGCGGATGGGTGGCCGCCAGGTTGTCAATCTGCAGCGTAACGGGTGCCTGCAGCAGGAGGGCACGATCGTGCACGAGTTGATGCACGTGCTGGGCTTCCTGCACGAGCACACGCgctacgatcgcgatcggttcgTGAACATCTTCTTCCGAAACGTGCGCCCGAACCTGCTGAGCAACTTTGGGCGGGAAAGCGAATCACAAACGACGACGCTGGGCATGCAGTACGACTACGGTAGCGTGATGCACTACTCCCGGACCGCGTTcagcaaaaacggaaaaccgacGGTCGAACCAAAG ATTAAGTACAGCGGGCAGCTGGGACAGCGGATCGGCTTTTCGGTGAAGGATGTACAGAAAATCAATAAGCTGTACTGCCATCGGTGA
- the LOC126577110 gene encoding cuticle protein-like yields MFRLVVLSAVLAVAAAAPGAHLVHSAPLAYSSVVAAPALLAKKEISYEKSIVEEPTVAHVGTIEKSIPTGYSHQSFTQYHNKQVAEPVFAPAVKKTVVSTPVEKTTYVQAAPVVQTYAAPATYVHAAPVAKTYVAQAAPVAYAAPVAKTYVAQAAPAAISYEAAPVSYVASAPLAKTAYVSSYPSIYETPAVYASQWN; encoded by the coding sequence ATGTTCCGATTGGTGGTGTTGTCCGCTGTTctcgccgttgccgctgccgctccGGGAGCGCATCTGGTTCATTCCGCGCCGCTCGCATACTCGTCGGTCGTGGCGGCCCCAGCCCTGCTGGCCAAGAAGGAGATCTCGTACGAGAAGAGCATCGTCGAGGAGCCAACGGTGGCCCATGTTGGCACGATCGAGAAGTCCATCCCGACCGGTTACTCGCACCAGAGCTTCACCCAGTACCACAACAAGCAGGTCGCTGAGCCCGTGTTCGCCCCGGCCGTGAAGAAGACCGTCGTTTCGACCCCGGTTGAGAAGACGACCTACGTCCAGGCTGCCCCGGTTGTCCAGACCTATGCTGCCCCGGCTACCTACGTTCATGCTGCTCCAGTTGCCAAGACCTACGTCGCCCAGGCTGCTCCAGTCGCTTACGCTGCCCCAGTTGCCAAGACCTACGTCGCCCAGGCTGCTCCGGCCGCCATCAGCTACGAGGCCGCTCCGGTGTCGTACGTTGCTTCCGCTCCGCTGGCCAAGACTGCTTACGTCAGCAGCTACCCATCGATCTACGAGACCCCGGCCGTGTACGCCAGCCAGTGGAACTAA